The sequence below is a genomic window from Armatimonadota bacterium.
GAAGTCGCCCGAATCATCACCGGCATGAGCTGGGATGAGGTGGACGACAACGTTCAGGCTGAGATTCGCCCGTTCGCCGAAGCGATCATTCAGGGTATCTGCCTGGGTCTCGGCAATGTGCTGTTGGAAACCGTCGTTGCGACGGGCATGAGCATTCGATACCAAGACCTCCAGCTTCCCGAAAACCTGAGCACCTCGCCTTCGCTGGTGCGAACCCAGGTCGCGATGTCGATGGAAGATCTTTCCGGCGTCGTGCTGTGGCTGATGGACGATGAAACCGCGATGTACGTGACCGGTCAGGACAACGACGACGATCAGGTTTCTGCGCCGAGCATTCCGGCTATGACGGCCGCCGACGGCATGATGATGGCGGGCAACAACAACTCGGGACGACCCGAGTTCGATTCGAGCATGGAAGTCCTGCTCGACGTTCCCCTCGAGATTTCGGTCGAACTGGGCCGAGTGAAGATGATGGTTCGCGAAGTCCTCGACCTAGGAACCGGTTCGATCATCGAAGTGGACAAGGCCGCCGGTGAGCCGGTGGACGTGATGGTGAACGGCCGACTGGTCGCCAAGGGCGAAGTCGTGGTCATCGAAGACAACTTCGGTGTCCGTATCACCGAAATCCTCAACCCGGCCGAACGATTCCGACTGGATGCCGCCTAAGATGCAACGATTTCTCGCCCTGAGCTTTGCCGCCCTCACCGCCTCGGTCGCATTTGCCGAGGATGGGATGCTGGGCACAAAGAGTGACTCCATCTCGGCCCTTCAGGGACCGACGAGCAGCGGAGGAAGCCTTTTGCAGATGATCATTGCCGTGATCGTCGTATTCGGCCTCATGAAGTTCCTCCTGCCCAAGATGATGGCGAAGTTCGGCGGCAAGCTGACGACGGGCGTGGGAAGTGGAATCAAGATAGAGGAATCCGCTTCGTTCCCGGGTGGAACGCTTTACCTGGTCAACGTCAAGGACCGATCGCTGTTGTTGGGAGTGACTCCGACCTCGATCAATACGCTGGCCGACCTCGGTGCCGTCGTCAAGAACGATCCCGGCCCCACCTTTATGGAATTTCTCGATTCGACGGATGGATCGAAGGCAGTCGTCACGGAAGCGCCCGCCGCTGAACCGCAAGAGGAGATCGCGATGGCGGTCGTCGGAACCGACGATGAAGCCAAAATCGCCCTCGAACGGCTTCAAAAGTTAATGAGTTAATTGAATGAAAAAGCTCTTTTGGATTCTCGTGTTGCTCGGTCTGATCCAAGTCGCTTCGGCGCAGGCAGGGCTCCCCAAAATCAGTATCGGAATGGACCAAGCTCACACTCAGGGTGACGTTTCCACTTCGTTGCAGATTATGGCGATGCTGACCGTGCTCAGCTTGGCCCCCGCGCTCATGATCCTCACGACGGCGTTCACCCGCATCGTGATCATCCTCAGTTTTGTTCGCACCGCTATCGGCACGCAGTCGATTCCGCCGAACCAAGTCATCATCGGCCTGTCGCTGTTCCTCACCTTCTTCGTGATGGGACCGACGTGGACCAAGGTGAACGACCAAGCGCTTCAGCCTTACTTCGCCCATAAGATCGACCAGAAGGTCGCGATCGATCGAGCCAGCGTTCCGGTCCGAAACTTCATGCTGAAGAACACCTACGAAAAGGACCTGCGACTCTTCCTCGATATCCGCAAAGAAGCGCCCAAGAGCAAGGAAGACGTATCTCTCACGACGCTGATTCCGGCGTTCGTGGTGAGCGAACTCAAAACCGCGTTCGTCGTCGGCTTCTACATCTTCATTCCGTTCCTTATCATCGACCTCATTGTGGCGAGCGGCCTGATGAGTATGGGCATGATGATGCTTCCACCATCGATGGTGTCGCTCCCTGCGAAACTTCTCGTCTTCATTCTCGCCGACGGGTGGGGAACCCTTGTCTCGGCCATCTTGGCAGGATACAGATAAATGAACCAAGCTCTCGCTCTCGATACCGCCCGCCTCGGCATGCAGACCGCCCTCATGGTCTCATTGCCGATTCTGGGCACCAGCCTCCTGATCGGCCTGTTGGTCAGCCTCTTTCAGGCCGTCACCCAGGTTCAGGAAGCGACCCTGACGTTCGTGCCGAAGCTCATCGGCGTCGGCATCGCCACCGCCCTCCTGGGGAACTGGATGCTGATCACGATGATCCAGTTCGTTCATCTGTGCTTCCAGCGCGCCGCCGGTTTGGGTCTGCAGTAAACGATGCTTCCGGTCAACGACATCGATGCTCTGTTCGGCCTGTTCATGGTCTTCGTGCGGTGTAGCGCCGCCGTCATGTCGTCGCCTTTGTTCGGAGCGCAGAACACGCCCGTTCAAGTTCGAATCTTTACGTCGCTCGCGATCAGTTTCGCCATCAGCCTGACCGTGAAAGGGAACCTTGGCCACGCGCCAGAAAATCTGGGCGGACTCATCATGGTCATCGCCAACGAGGTCGCTTCTGGACTGCTCATCGGCATGCTGCTCCAGTTGGTGTTGCAAGTCGCGATGATCGCGGGTAGTTTTCTCGATCTTCAGATCGGCCTTGGTATGAGCCAGACGATGAACCCGCTGTTGGGCATCCCCGTGACGATCATCGGGCAGTTTAAGATGATGCTCGGCACCATGATCTTCCTTTCGATGGACGGCCATCACATGGTGATTCGCGCCATCATCCAAAGCTACAAAGTCGCTCCGACCCTGACCGCTTCCGATCTTGGCATTCTCCAGTCCGGCATCCTGCACCTGCTGACCAATTTCATGCTCCTGAGTCTGCAGATCGCCGCGCCGGTGCTCGGTGTTTCCATCATCATCGACGCCGCGCTCGGATTGATGTCTAAGGCTCTGCCCCAGCTTCAGCCGATCCAGATTGGCGCGCCGGCCAAGCTCGGCCTCGGTATGGCTTCGATTTCGTTGTGTCTTCCGGCTTTGGTCGCCGCTACCCAGAGTGGCGTGGCCCAAAGCATGGACCTAATCGGGCGAGTTTTCGCGAGGTAGACCATGGCGGGCGAAAGCGGACAAGAGAAGACAGAACAACCAACAGACCGTCGTAAAAAGGAGGCTCGCAAAAAAGGCACCGTCGCCAAGTCGATGGACATGATCAGTGCCGTCGTCTTCATGTCGATCCTGATGTCGGCCCCGACCATCATCGGCATGGGCTTCCAGGGCTTCAAGGACGGATTCCGAAGCTCGATGACGGTTGCCAATCTCGAACCGACATCGGCCAACATTGGCCGCGCGACCTTTGCCGCGATTCAGCCGATGCTTCCCGCGCTTGCTATGTTGATGGGGGTGGCGATGATGGTTGGCCTCGTGGGGAACTATGCTCAGGTTGGATTCAATTTCAGCGCCGAGGCGATGGCGCCGAAATTCAGCAAGCTCAACCCCGCTAATGGCCTGAAGCGACTTTTCGGTAAACCCGCTCTGTTCGATCTGGCCAAGAGCCTGGTCAAGTTATTCCTGTTTTCGTGGATGACCTACACCGCCATCCGCGACAACTGGCTTCAGATCGGCATGATCTGGAGCTTGTCGCCGCTCGGCGCATTTGCCGTCATCGGCGGCATCATCCGTACCATCCTGCTCCGCGTGGGCATGGTGTGGCTGATCCTGGCCGTCGGCGACTTCATCTTCCAAAAGAAGCAGGTGAACGATCAGCTCAAGATGACCAAGGAAGAGGTTCGGCAGGAAATGAAGGACGCCGAGACTTCGCCTGAATTAAAAGGCGCGCGGATGCGACAGGCGAGAAAGCTGACACGGATGCGGATGACCCAGGCGGTTCAGTCGGCGGATGTCATCGTCACGAACCCGACGCACTATGCGGTGGCACTGTCGTACAACCAGGGCAAGAGCCATGCGCCGGTGGTGGTGGCGAAGGGTGTGGACCATTTGGCATTCCGCATTCGAGAGATTGCCAAGGAAGCAGGTGTGCCGATCGTCGAGAATCGACCGCTTGCCCGAGCCCTGCACAAGCAGTGCGAAGTCGGCGACTTCGTGCCGCGCGAACTGTTCCAGTCGGTCGCCGAAGTCCTAGCTTACGTTTACCGAATGACGAAAAAGGTTCGAAAGTAGGCTTATCTTTCATCCGTGAGGGAGTCGATGTCGAATCGCGACGGTGCAACTCTCCCTCATTCGTGAGGGAGACGGTGAGCAGGCCGTAGGCGAACCGGTGGGAGCAAGAATATATGGTCCAAGCAAAAAACTTTAGAGCAAGGTTTGCAGATTTGTAATCGGGTCAGCTCACTTAGAGCCGTGAGCATTTCGCTCGCTCAGATAGAGTAGTAGACATGATGCGGCCGACCACGAAGTGGTCGCGGACCTTAGCCTGGTGGTCGGAGTGAGGAACGAACGCAGACCCCAGGATAGAAAGTGATTCCGAAATAGTCCGAGGAGCGTCTCGTCTGCCAAAGCATGGCGATGGCGGAAGCGACCCGGTCCTTACGACCGCCATGTCTGAGAGTTGCGAGCAACAAGGGAGGTGCCAGCAAGCCCTAAATCAACTCCAATGACGCGCAAGTAGCCTCGTTACTCATCCGGCCCCTGGTCAAGAACATAATCCCGAATCCAATCGAAGCGCCGCCTAGGATCCTCAAGGAGCCTCGATACATATCCCAATGCCTGGTCCCGCTCAATCCAGCCCCGCTGGAAATTGCCATAAACCCACAGGCTCCGCCGATACGGAGCCGAATTGGGTGGAATGGGCCCCTCCAGGAATTCACCCATCGACGGATCATCGAGATCGATCAGCGCTCGTTCGATATAGAAGCGAACGACGGGATGCGTCTCCTTGGCTCGCATGATCGCGAGAAGCCCAGGCCCTTCTTTCCGGAGTTGACTGAGCGCATCTGCAACTCCGCACCGCATCACCCACCAATTCTCCAAGCTAGAAGCATCAAGCAGAACCGGAAGATCGAGCGGCTTCGGGCTCGCCGCAAGGATGTCGACCGCCAGGATCGTCTCGTTCTTGTCGCCGCTCCAGTAGGCGTTATGGATGTAATCGCGATCATCCGCCCGAAGCGCCCGCCCCGCCCGAACTGAGTCTAACAGTGTTTGCAAACGATCGAGAGTGGGCGACATCTACCCTCTATTTTGCGGGATTCGCACCATCGCCAGCGGCGCGGGCGTCCATATTCCTTAAGCCATGAATGTTGTCGTCCTTACTGGAGCCGGAATCTCGCGCGAGTCGGGAATCAAAACCTTTCGCGACGAGGATGGCCTTTGGGCGGGCTACAACATCGAGGAGGTCTGCACTCCGACCGCTCTGGCGCGCGACCCGCAGAAAGTCCTCGACTTCTACAACTTGCGGCGCAGGGAAGTAGCGGCGTGCGAACCCAACGCTGGTCACTTTGCTCTCGCCGAACTGGAGAAGTATGCCGACGTGACGGTGGTGACGCAGAACATCGACGACCTGCACGAGCGAGCCGGGAGCACGAACGTGATTCATATCCACGGCGAGGTGTTCAAGGCTCGGAGCATAGACGACGACGAACTCATCGTCGAGGTGCGCGGCGACTTTAACGTCGGCGATCTCGCGCCGGATGGCGGCCAGCTTCGCCCGCACGTGTGCTTCTTTCACGAGATGCCGTATCGATGGAATGAGGTCGCATTCCTGGCGATGGATGCCGACGTCTTCGCCGTGATCGGAACCTCGCTGAACGTCTATCCGGCGGCCGGGCTGGTCGATGTCACCAAAGCAAAGTCGATCTACATCATCGACCCGAATCCGCCAAGGGTGGCGTCGCGGTGGGGAAATATCGAGGTCATCGCCGAGCCTGCGACGACTGGAGTCCAGCAATTGGTTAACCTCTTGCGGAATTAGCGGTTCTTCCGTCTATCCTCCCGTCCACATGGCCGATCTCGACAGCAGAGTGGCCCGACCACGGAGTGGTCGCAGAGCTTAGCCCGGGGTCGTAGACCCCGGGAAAGATCCAAAATTGATAGAGTCCTAGGAGTCCCGAGTGTCGGGACGAACCCGCCATTATGGCGGCAGCAAGACCAGTAAGTTTTGATAATAATACGTATAATTATATCATTATCGATTAGGAGTGTAAATGGTGTGAAGGTTCAGGTGGGCCTACACCCTAGAAAATCGTGCCAAAATGTGCCACAATTGCTCTGTCGCCCGAACATTTCTGACCTTTTCTGGCGGCATCCCCTAATGTCTAACTCAAATTCCCCGATTGCGCCTGCCCGCAAGCATGGCTCTGGCGGCTCGCGCAACAAATTCCGCAATTACGGCTCCTCGAAGCAGGGGTCCAATAACCGATTTTCATCCCATCAGGAGCGAGGCGGCCTCCAACCCAAGCCGCGCACCGACGAACCCAAGGTGGTCGCCGTCGATTTTCTGCGACTCGGTATCAGCGAAGGACTCGCCGCTCGACTGGGCGCGAACTCGATTCTGCATCCAACTCCGATACAGGAGATGGCGATTCCGGCCGCGCTCACCGGCGACGACCTGATCGGTCTCGCGCAAACCGGAACCGGCAAGACGCTGGCGTTTGGCCTGCCAATGCTAATGACGCTTGCTAGCAACCAGCAGGGATTGGTGCTTGCACCGACCCGCGAACTGGCGATGCAGATCGACGAGACGTTTCGCAAGCTTGGCGTTCGGACCGCACTGCTGATCGGCGGAGCGCCGATGCCGAAGCAGATTTCGCAGTTGCGAGGCAATCCGCGAGTCATCGTGGCAACCCCGGGACGAATGCAGGATCACCTGAACCAGCGTACCGCTGACCTACGAGATGTGCAGACCGTCGTTCTCGACGAAGCCGACCGAATGCTCGATATGGGCTTTGTCACGGCTATCCGCGCGATCCTCGGCAAGGTGCCTAAGGGACGCCAGACGATGCTCTTCTCGGCCACGTTCCCTCGATCGGTTGAAGATATTTCGAAGGACTTTATGACCGACCCGACTCGGGTCGAGATTCCGCGCGACACGCTGACGGCCGATACGGTGACGCAAGAGCTGATCGTGGTGGAGAAGGACGATAAGCCCGAGATTCTGACCAAGCTCCTCAAGGATAACGACGGCTCGATTCTGGTGTTTGCCCGTACGCGCCACGGCGCACGCAAGATCGCAAAGTCGATCAACAGGCAAGGGCACTCCGCCGCCGAAATCCATTCAGATCGAACGCTGGCTCAGCGCGTAACCGCGCTCAACGGGTTCAAAAGCGGCGAGTATCGGGTGCTGGTGGCAACTGACATCGCGGCACGTGGCATCGACGTCAAGAACATCTCGCTGGTCATCAACTACGACATTCCCGAGCATGCGGACGACTACGTGCACCGAATCGGGCGAACCGGACGAGCAGGGAAGAAGGGGCATTCGATTACGATCGCAACCCCGGAGCAGCACCGCGACGTGCGCGACATCGAGCGACTGATCAAAATGAAGCTCGACTCGTCGAATCTGTCTCAGGCAAGCTTGCCCGAATGGCAGCCCAAGCCGCCGACTCCGGCGAAGACACGCAAGTTCCGACCAGGTGGAAACCGTGGCGGTAAGGCGTTCGCCGCAAAGCGGTAGTTCTTTACTTCGTTTGCGTTGAGTGAAATTGTGGCGGCGATTAGCCGCCACAATTATGTGAAAACTACTTAAATCCCGGCAGGAACTGAGCTTCGGCTTCGAACAATCGTCGAGTCAGTTCTTTGACCTCAGCCGGTGAGCACACGGCGGCGGTAAGCGGATCGAGCATCAAAGCCCATTCGGCGAGTTGGATCGATCGTTGGACGGCCGCGTCGGCAGCGAGGTCGAACATGCGCATGTTCGAGTCGCAGATGGCGGCCATTTGCTTGGGCAGGCGTCCGTACTTGGTCGGCTGGTAGCCGTTATGGTTGATCAAACAGGCGACTTCGATACAGCCATCGGTCGGAAGGTTGGCGATGCAGCCGTTGTTGGGTGCCATGTTTCCGTACACCACGATCGGGGCATTCTTCTCGATGGATTCGATGATCCACGCGCCGTATTCGAACGAGCGCTTGAGGTCGAGTTCCTTCTCACCGGAGATCATTTTGTCGCGGTTTTCGTCGGCGGTTTTGCGCCAGTTCGGCCAGTTGTTGGCGTAGAACGACTCTTCGCCGCGATATCCGGTGTCGGTGTACTTGTCGAGGAGGTCCTTTCGCTTGCGGTAGTAGGGAAGGTACTCACTGAGGTGGCCGCTGGATTCGGTAATGAAGGCGCCGAAGTGGAGCATCATATCGGAGCGGACCGGCTCCTTGGTGGCAAACTCGGACGAGCGGTCGGCGGCCATCGCCATCAGCTTCGGATAGAGCGACTTGCCGTCCGGGCCATTGAACTCCGTGAACCAAGCGAGGTGGTTGATGCCAGCGCACTGCCACTGAACCTGCTCGTAAGGAACTTCGGCGAACCCGGCGAGCATGCGAGACGTGCCTTGGACCGAGTGGCAAAGGCCGATCTGCTCAATCTCGGGTACCGCGCGGGTTCCGGCGAGGATCATCATGTTCATCGGGTTCGTGTAGTTGAGCATCCGCGCTTTGGGGCAAAGCTCGCGCATGTCCTGGAGAATGCCGATGTAGACTGGGATCGTTCGCATGCCCTTCATCAGGCCGCCCGGGCCGATGGTGTCACCGATGTTTTGGCTGATGCCGAATTCGAGCGGGATGTCGTTGTCGAATCGAACGCAGTCGACGCCGCTGACCTCGATAGAGTTGATGACGTAGTCGGCACCAGGGAGCAGTTCACGTCGGTTGGTGGATTTGACCAGCTTCCATTTATCGCTCTGGCCGACGGCGTCCACGACCTTCTGCATGAGCTTGGCTTGGAGCTCGAGACGAACCGGGTCGATGTCGCACAGGCGAAGCTCACCGCCGAGGTTATCAGGGATGAGAATGACATCGCGGAGCACCGAATTCGTGAAGAAGCTTCCCGCGCCCATCATTACGACGTTGATCTTGCGGGGCATCGCGCCAGGAAGTCCGTTGCGCTCGTCGGGTTTGCTGTGTTCGAGATGTGATTCGGTGGTCGCCGCCATGGAAGCTCAAGGATACCGAACGGGTTTGGGCGCAAGTATAGGGGAAAAACGATTGATATTTGGGATGGCTTGATCATCCCTTCCGTGGTGCAACCTTCCTCTCGATTCGCCAGAGGCTCCTGGGATCCAGCGACAATCTTTGGGAATGAGCT
It includes:
- the fliN gene encoding flagellar motor switch protein FliN, with amino-acid sequence MNQMQLLQQISDVLPSVWATVSEMVTNSSPAPAKFESPIAMRATPQDLSAELGGNMLIIQFAMAAQPDAMQLIIIRTETVLEVARIITGMSWDEVDDNVQAEIRPFAEAIIQGICLGLGNVLLETVVATGMSIRYQDLQLPENLSTSPSLVRTQVAMSMEDLSGVVLWLMDDETAMYVTGQDNDDDQVSAPSIPAMTAADGMMMAGNNNSGRPEFDSSMEVLLDVPLEISVELGRVKMMVREVLDLGTGSIIEVDKAAGEPVDVMVNGRLVAKGEVVVIEDNFGVRITEILNPAERFRLDAA
- the fliP gene encoding flagellar type III secretion system pore protein FliP (The bacterial flagellar biogenesis protein FliP forms a type III secretion system (T3SS)-type pore required for flagellar assembly.) — encoded protein: MKKLFWILVLLGLIQVASAQAGLPKISIGMDQAHTQGDVSTSLQIMAMLTVLSLAPALMILTTAFTRIVIILSFVRTAIGTQSIPPNQVIIGLSLFLTFFVMGPTWTKVNDQALQPYFAHKIDQKVAIDRASVPVRNFMLKNTYEKDLRLFLDIRKEAPKSKEDVSLTTLIPAFVVSELKTAFVVGFYIFIPFLIIDLIVASGLMSMGMMMLPPSMVSLPAKLLVFILADGWGTLVSAILAGYR
- the fliQ gene encoding flagellar type III secretion system protein FliQ — translated: MNQALALDTARLGMQTALMVSLPILGTSLLIGLLVSLFQAVTQVQEATLTFVPKLIGVGIATALLGNWMLITMIQFVHLCFQRAAGLGLQ
- the flhB gene encoding flagellar biosynthesis protein FlhB, with the translated sequence MAGESGQEKTEQPTDRRKKEARKKGTVAKSMDMISAVVFMSILMSAPTIIGMGFQGFKDGFRSSMTVANLEPTSANIGRATFAAIQPMLPALAMLMGVAMMVGLVGNYAQVGFNFSAEAMAPKFSKLNPANGLKRLFGKPALFDLAKSLVKLFLFSWMTYTAIRDNWLQIGMIWSLSPLGAFAVIGGIIRTILLRVGMVWLILAVGDFIFQKKQVNDQLKMTKEEVRQEMKDAETSPELKGARMRQARKLTRMRMTQAVQSADVIVTNPTHYAVALSYNQGKSHAPVVVAKGVDHLAFRIREIAKEAGVPIVENRPLARALHKQCEVGDFVPRELFQSVAEVLAYVYRMTKKVRK
- a CDS encoding NAD-dependent deacylase, whose protein sequence is MNVVVLTGAGISRESGIKTFRDEDGLWAGYNIEEVCTPTALARDPQKVLDFYNLRRREVAACEPNAGHFALAELEKYADVTVVTQNIDDLHERAGSTNVIHIHGEVFKARSIDDDELIVEVRGDFNVGDLAPDGGQLRPHVCFFHEMPYRWNEVAFLAMDADVFAVIGTSLNVYPAAGLVDVTKAKSIYIIDPNPPRVASRWGNIEVIAEPATTGVQQLVNLLRN
- a CDS encoding DEAD/DEAH box helicase, which encodes MSNSNSPIAPARKHGSGGSRNKFRNYGSSKQGSNNRFSSHQERGGLQPKPRTDEPKVVAVDFLRLGISEGLAARLGANSILHPTPIQEMAIPAALTGDDLIGLAQTGTGKTLAFGLPMLMTLASNQQGLVLAPTRELAMQIDETFRKLGVRTALLIGGAPMPKQISQLRGNPRVIVATPGRMQDHLNQRTADLRDVQTVVLDEADRMLDMGFVTAIRAILGKVPKGRQTMLFSATFPRSVEDISKDFMTDPTRVEIPRDTLTADTVTQELIVVEKDDKPEILTKLLKDNDGSILVFARTRHGARKIAKSINRQGHSAAEIHSDRTLAQRVTALNGFKSGEYRVLVATDIAARGIDVKNISLVINYDIPEHADDYVHRIGRTGRAGKKGHSITIATPEQHRDVRDIERLIKMKLDSSNLSQASLPEWQPKPPTPAKTRKFRPGGNRGGKAFAAKR
- a CDS encoding alpha-glucosidase/alpha-galactosidase; this encodes MPRKINVVMMGAGSFFTNSVLRDVILIPDNLGGELRLCDIDPVRLELQAKLMQKVVDAVGQSDKWKLVKSTNRRELLPGADYVINSIEVSGVDCVRFDNDIPLEFGISQNIGDTIGPGGLMKGMRTIPVYIGILQDMRELCPKARMLNYTNPMNMMILAGTRAVPEIEQIGLCHSVQGTSRMLAGFAEVPYEQVQWQCAGINHLAWFTEFNGPDGKSLYPKLMAMAADRSSEFATKEPVRSDMMLHFGAFITESSGHLSEYLPYYRKRKDLLDKYTDTGYRGEESFYANNWPNWRKTADENRDKMISGEKELDLKRSFEYGAWIIESIEKNAPIVVYGNMAPNNGCIANLPTDGCIEVACLINHNGYQPTKYGRLPKQMAAICDSNMRMFDLAADAAVQRSIQLAEWALMLDPLTAAVCSPAEVKELTRRLFEAEAQFLPGFK